In Equus przewalskii isolate Varuska chromosome 15, EquPr2, whole genome shotgun sequence, a single genomic region encodes these proteins:
- the RASSF1 gene encoding ras association domain-containing protein 1 isoform X1, which yields MPRARPPGLLRAPGPGMGTGAGAGHKRVLTVEARTLVPAHAHTDTRAHAHTRLGRWLEATGSHDSGSWRAGAAMGEADAGTPSFEMTWSSTTSSGYCSQEDSDSELEQYFTARTSLARRPRRDQDEPVEWETPDLSQAEIEQKIKEYNGQINSNLFMSLNKDGSYTGFIKVQLKLVRPVSVPSSKKPPSLQDARRGPGRGTAVRRRTSFYLPKDAVKHLHVLSRTRAREVIEALLRKFLVVDDPRKFALFERAERHGQVYLRKLSDDEQPLRLRLLAGPNEKALSFVLKENDSGEVNWDAFSMPELHNFLRILQREEEEHLRQILQKYSYCRQKIQEALHACPLG from the exons ATGCCGCGCGCTCGTCCGCCTGGACTGCTGCGGGCCCCGGGACCTGGGATGGGAACCGGCGCTGGAGCGGGACACAAACGTG TGTTAACGGTTGAGGCACGGACACTGGTCCCGGCGCACGCGCACACTGACACGCGCGCGCACGCGCACACGCGCCTGGGGCGGTGGTTGGAGGCTACCGGCTCACACGACTCAGGGAGCTGGCGGGCGGGCGCGGCAATGGGCGAGGCGGACGCAGGGACGCCTTCTTTCGAGATGACCTGGAGCAGCACGACAAGCAGTGGCTACTGCAGCCAGGAGGACTCGGACTCGGAGCTCGAGCAGTACTTCACGGCGCGTACCTCGCTGGCGCGGAGGCCGCGCCGGGACCAG GACGAGCCTGTGGAGTGGGAGACACCTGACCTTTCTCAGGCTGAGATTGAGCAGAAGATCAAGGAGTACAATGGCCAGATCAACAGCAACCTCTTCATGAGCCTG AACAAGGATGGCTCCTACACAGGCTTCATCAAGGTTCAACTGAAGCTAGTGCGCCCTGTCTCAGTGCCCTCCAGCAAGAAGCCACCCTCCTTGCAGGATGCCCGGCGGGGCCCAGGGCGTGGCACAGCTGTGAGGCGCCGCACTTCCTTCTACCTCCCCAAGGATGCTGTCAAGCACCTGCATGTGCTGTCACGCACACGGGCACGCGAGGTCATTGAGGCTCTGCTGCGCAAGTTCTTGGTGGTAGATGACCCCCGCAAGTTTGCACTCTTTGAGCGGGCTGAGCGCCATGGCCAAG TGTACCTCCGGAAGCTGTCTGATGATGAGCAGCCCCTGCGACTGCGGCTCCTTGCAGGGCCCAATGAGAAAGCCCTAAGCTTTGTCCTGAAGGAGAATGACTCTGGGGAGGTGAAC tGGGACGCCTTCAGCATGCCTGAACTACACAACTTCCTACGCATCCTGCAGCGGGAGGAAGAAGAACACCTCCGCCAGATCCTGCAGAAGTACTCCTATTGTCGCCAGAAGATCCAGGAGGCCCTGCATGCCTGCCCCCTGGGGTGA
- the RASSF1 gene encoding ras association domain-containing protein 1 isoform X4 gives MNLEKGDLGLYGKEALFWIDEPVEWETPDLSQAEIEQKIKEYNGQINSNLFMSLNKDGSYTGFIKVQLKLVRPVSVPSSKKPPSLQDARRGPGRGTAVRRRTSFYLPKDAVKHLHVLSRTRAREVIEALLRKFLVVDDPRKFALFERAERHGQVYLRKLSDDEQPLRLRLLAGPNEKALSFVLKENDSGEVNWDAFSMPELHNFLRILQREEEEHLRQILQKYSYCRQKIQEALHACPLG, from the exons ATGAACCTGGAGAAAGGGGATTTGGGACTGTATGGGAAGGAAGCCTTGTTTTGGATT GACGAGCCTGTGGAGTGGGAGACACCTGACCTTTCTCAGGCTGAGATTGAGCAGAAGATCAAGGAGTACAATGGCCAGATCAACAGCAACCTCTTCATGAGCCTG AACAAGGATGGCTCCTACACAGGCTTCATCAAGGTTCAACTGAAGCTAGTGCGCCCTGTCTCAGTGCCCTCCAGCAAGAAGCCACCCTCCTTGCAGGATGCCCGGCGGGGCCCAGGGCGTGGCACAGCTGTGAGGCGCCGCACTTCCTTCTACCTCCCCAAGGATGCTGTCAAGCACCTGCATGTGCTGTCACGCACACGGGCACGCGAGGTCATTGAGGCTCTGCTGCGCAAGTTCTTGGTGGTAGATGACCCCCGCAAGTTTGCACTCTTTGAGCGGGCTGAGCGCCATGGCCAAG TGTACCTCCGGAAGCTGTCTGATGATGAGCAGCCCCTGCGACTGCGGCTCCTTGCAGGGCCCAATGAGAAAGCCCTAAGCTTTGTCCTGAAGGAGAATGACTCTGGGGAGGTGAAC tGGGACGCCTTCAGCATGCCTGAACTACACAACTTCCTACGCATCCTGCAGCGGGAGGAAGAAGAACACCTCCGCCAGATCCTGCAGAAGTACTCCTATTGTCGCCAGAAGATCCAGGAGGCCCTGCATGCCTGCCCCCTGGGGTGA
- the RASSF1 gene encoding ras association domain-containing protein 1 isoform X5, protein MSLNKDGSYTGFIKVQLKLVRPVSVPSSKKPPSLQDARRGPGRGTAVRRRTSFYLPKDAVKHLHVLSRTRAREVIEALLRKFLVVDDPRKFALFERAERHGQVYLRKLSDDEQPLRLRLLAGPNEKALSFVLKENDSGEVNWDAFSMPELHNFLRILQREEEEHLRQILQKYSYCRQKIQEALHACPLG, encoded by the exons ATGAGCCTG AACAAGGATGGCTCCTACACAGGCTTCATCAAGGTTCAACTGAAGCTAGTGCGCCCTGTCTCAGTGCCCTCCAGCAAGAAGCCACCCTCCTTGCAGGATGCCCGGCGGGGCCCAGGGCGTGGCACAGCTGTGAGGCGCCGCACTTCCTTCTACCTCCCCAAGGATGCTGTCAAGCACCTGCATGTGCTGTCACGCACACGGGCACGCGAGGTCATTGAGGCTCTGCTGCGCAAGTTCTTGGTGGTAGATGACCCCCGCAAGTTTGCACTCTTTGAGCGGGCTGAGCGCCATGGCCAAG TGTACCTCCGGAAGCTGTCTGATGATGAGCAGCCCCTGCGACTGCGGCTCCTTGCAGGGCCCAATGAGAAAGCCCTAAGCTTTGTCCTGAAGGAGAATGACTCTGGGGAGGTGAAC tGGGACGCCTTCAGCATGCCTGAACTACACAACTTCCTACGCATCCTGCAGCGGGAGGAAGAAGAACACCTCCGCCAGATCCTGCAGAAGTACTCCTATTGTCGCCAGAAGATCCAGGAGGCCCTGCATGCCTGCCCCCTGGGGTGA
- the RASSF1 gene encoding ras association domain-containing protein 1 isoform X3: MGEADAGTPSFEMTWSSTTSSGYCSQEDSDSELEQYFTARTSLARRPRRDQDEPVEWETPDLSQAEIEQKIKEYNGQINSNLFMSLNKDGSYTGFIKVQLKLVRPVSVPSSKKPPSLQDARRGPGRGTAVRRRTSFYLPKDAVKHLHVLSRTRAREVIEALLRKFLVVDDPRKFALFERAERHGQVYLRKLSDDEQPLRLRLLAGPNEKALSFVLKENDSGEVNWDAFSMPELHNFLRILQREEEEHLRQILQKYSYCRQKIQEALHACPLG; encoded by the exons ATGGGCGAGGCGGACGCAGGGACGCCTTCTTTCGAGATGACCTGGAGCAGCACGACAAGCAGTGGCTACTGCAGCCAGGAGGACTCGGACTCGGAGCTCGAGCAGTACTTCACGGCGCGTACCTCGCTGGCGCGGAGGCCGCGCCGGGACCAG GACGAGCCTGTGGAGTGGGAGACACCTGACCTTTCTCAGGCTGAGATTGAGCAGAAGATCAAGGAGTACAATGGCCAGATCAACAGCAACCTCTTCATGAGCCTG AACAAGGATGGCTCCTACACAGGCTTCATCAAGGTTCAACTGAAGCTAGTGCGCCCTGTCTCAGTGCCCTCCAGCAAGAAGCCACCCTCCTTGCAGGATGCCCGGCGGGGCCCAGGGCGTGGCACAGCTGTGAGGCGCCGCACTTCCTTCTACCTCCCCAAGGATGCTGTCAAGCACCTGCATGTGCTGTCACGCACACGGGCACGCGAGGTCATTGAGGCTCTGCTGCGCAAGTTCTTGGTGGTAGATGACCCCCGCAAGTTTGCACTCTTTGAGCGGGCTGAGCGCCATGGCCAAG TGTACCTCCGGAAGCTGTCTGATGATGAGCAGCCCCTGCGACTGCGGCTCCTTGCAGGGCCCAATGAGAAAGCCCTAAGCTTTGTCCTGAAGGAGAATGACTCTGGGGAGGTGAAC tGGGACGCCTTCAGCATGCCTGAACTACACAACTTCCTACGCATCCTGCAGCGGGAGGAAGAAGAACACCTCCGCCAGATCCTGCAGAAGTACTCCTATTGTCGCCAGAAGATCCAGGAGGCCCTGCATGCCTGCCCCCTGGGGTGA
- the RASSF1 gene encoding ras association domain-containing protein 1 isoform X2, which produces MSAEPELIELRELTPERRAGPGRTRLERANALRIAPGTARNPARQLVPGRGHRFQPAGPATHTWCDLCGDFIWGVVRKGLQCAHCKFTCHYRCRALVRLDCCGPRDLGWEPALERDTNVDEPVEWETPDLSQAEIEQKIKEYNGQINSNLFMSLNKDGSYTGFIKVQLKLVRPVSVPSSKKPPSLQDARRGPGRGTAVRRRTSFYLPKDAVKHLHVLSRTRAREVIEALLRKFLVVDDPRKFALFERAERHGQVYLRKLSDDEQPLRLRLLAGPNEKALSFVLKENDSGEVNWDAFSMPELHNFLRILQREEEEHLRQILQKYSYCRQKIQEALHACPLG; this is translated from the exons ATGTCCGCTGAGCCTGAGCTCATTGAGCTGCGAGAACTGACACCCGAGCGGCGCGCCGGCCCGGGCCGCACCCGGCTGGAGCGCGCCAACGCGCTGCGCATCGCGCCGGGCACCGCGCGCAACCCAGCGAGGCAGCTGGTCCCAGGCCGCGGCCACCGCTTCCAGCCTGCGGGGCCCGCCACGCACACGTGGTGCGACCTCTGCGGCGACTTCATCTGGGGCGTCGTGCGCAAGGGCCTGCAGTGCGCGC ATTGCAAGTTCACCTGCCACTACCGATGCCGCGCGCTCGTCCGCCTGGACTGCTGCGGGCCCCGGGACCTGGGATGGGAACCGGCGCTGGAGCGGGACACAAACGTG GACGAGCCTGTGGAGTGGGAGACACCTGACCTTTCTCAGGCTGAGATTGAGCAGAAGATCAAGGAGTACAATGGCCAGATCAACAGCAACCTCTTCATGAGCCTG AACAAGGATGGCTCCTACACAGGCTTCATCAAGGTTCAACTGAAGCTAGTGCGCCCTGTCTCAGTGCCCTCCAGCAAGAAGCCACCCTCCTTGCAGGATGCCCGGCGGGGCCCAGGGCGTGGCACAGCTGTGAGGCGCCGCACTTCCTTCTACCTCCCCAAGGATGCTGTCAAGCACCTGCATGTGCTGTCACGCACACGGGCACGCGAGGTCATTGAGGCTCTGCTGCGCAAGTTCTTGGTGGTAGATGACCCCCGCAAGTTTGCACTCTTTGAGCGGGCTGAGCGCCATGGCCAAG TGTACCTCCGGAAGCTGTCTGATGATGAGCAGCCCCTGCGACTGCGGCTCCTTGCAGGGCCCAATGAGAAAGCCCTAAGCTTTGTCCTGAAGGAGAATGACTCTGGGGAGGTGAAC tGGGACGCCTTCAGCATGCCTGAACTACACAACTTCCTACGCATCCTGCAGCGGGAGGAAGAAGAACACCTCCGCCAGATCCTGCAGAAGTACTCCTATTGTCGCCAGAAGATCCAGGAGGCCCTGCATGCCTGCCCCCTGGGGTGA
- the TUSC2 gene encoding tumor suppressor candidate 2 has protein sequence MGASGSKARGLWPFASTAGGGGPEAAVAEQALVRPRGRVVPPFVFTRRGSMFYDEDGDLAHEFYEETIVTKNGQKRAKLRRVHKNLIPQGIVKLDPPRIHVDFPVILYEV, from the exons ATGGGCGCCAGCGGCTCCAAAGCTCGGGGCCTGTGGCCCTTCGCCTCGACGGCGGGGGGCGGCGGCCCGGAGGCGGCGGTCGCTGAGCAAGCTTTGGTGCGGCCGCGAGGCCGAGTCGTGCCCCCCTTCGTATTCACGCGCCGCGG CTCCATGTTCTATGACGAGGATGGGGATCTGGCTCACGAGTTCTATGAGGAGACAATCGTCACCAAGAACGGGCAGAAGCGGGCCAAGCTGAGGCGGGTGCATAAGAACCTGATTCCTCAG GGCATCGTGAAGCTGGATCCCCCCCGCATCCACGTGGATTTTCCTGTGATCCTCTATGAGGTGTGA